One Mus musculus strain C57BL/6J chromosome 2, GRCm38.p6 C57BL/6J genomic window, ACAACAAAGAAAAGCTCAACCAACAAATTCTACTAAGCGGAATCCAGAGAAGTACCAGCTGGAACTCTGTAAAGTTTCTGCCTGGCGGTGGCTCTGGCTGGGCCCTGCCCACACAGGAGAACAGAGGAAGGCTGCCTAGGTGAAGGACAGAATTCTTTCATCCGCTTTCATCACCCTAGCAACAGTCTCTCACCAGGGACAGCAGCTGGCTCTAGCCCCAGAAGAGGTAGGGGACCACAGGGTAGTGGACTTTTCTCAAAGTCTCAACTCCAGGCCCACAGGGTCCCTCCGCTCGACCTTAAAACACTAGCATTTGTTGGGTAGTACACCCTCCTGGAAGTTGGAGTCCTAGTTTCTCCCAAGTTCACCTTTTCTAATGAGATACTGTGAATTACATATGGAGTCTTCCTCCACTTCCTGGCATATAATTCCTAAAATCCTTGTACTCTCCAAAGTCTTTGGCATGATAACAAATCGATGACTGGCAGTTCCTGGTAGCCTCAGGATGGTGGCTGCTCACAGGACAAGAGACAAGCAGACAAGTAGGGGGCTCCAGTCCTACCCACAACCTCTGGGGAGGGACTGAAGAATAACCTAATGGTCTAATGTAGATCAAAGTTATCAATTATGCCTATGTAATGAGGTCTCCATAAAATCCCAAACCAGACACGGTTCAGAGAATTTCTTGATAGAACACAGGAGGGTTTCTGCAGGGCCGAGCTGGACAAAGCTATTCTTTTCTTTGTGACTTAACCTGGCTGAGGAGTATTTGTTAAACATGGCAGGTATCAGACAGTAAAACCACGAGGCAAGTTTACAGCATTCACCATATTCATGAGAAATTAAGACTGATGAAACCGGCCAAACTTTTAACTGAAAGCTAAGAAAATATCAATGGACAGAACAGACATAAATACTACAAATGAGGGAAGTTACTGGACTTGAAAAGGTTTTATAACCTTTAAAAAGATCCTAGAGAAActgtgagaccctgacttaaagCGTTTCTCCCTAAAAGGTAAAGCCCCTAAACGttcccccaagcttgttttccctgatctctaaaaatacagccagaaagaagctctatgttctctatagccagcaaaaagcctttttgtttctataccttacaaacagagatgcgataattgtaaaaGGACCTAGTCAGGCGcttgcctggctccctgtgccaaggacacggAGATAAACTCCACAAAGAAGAGCTACAACCCACTCCCTACTCCTCATGCCTTGTCATTTTACCAAAGACACCGCCAGAGAAGAGCTGTAGccaaactcctcccaactccttacttttcctttaaaagccccctactgttaccactcagggtcgaactcccctgctcTGCAGCGAAAGGAGTTTGTTCTCAGCTAGCtgacaataaagcctcttgcagtttgcatcaggtgtggttttctctcgagttATTGGGGTgccggccagctcatcccgggacttgagcggaggtCTCCCCAGTTTCAGGGGTCTTACAAAATCTTCAATAAATCTGATAGCCCTGCCTTGCCcccctttattttttgagacagggctcacTATGTATTTGAGGCTGGCTATGAACTTTCTATGTccccctggctggccttgagtcTGTGATCTACTCACCTTAGCCTACATTCTATCCATTCAgcccaagaaacaaaaaacacttaTCGACTACAGGAGAATGTGAAAAGATGTCCAGGCCATTGTCTGGGTGTAGACAGAAAGGGAAACAGCCAAGTCATTTGATTGAAACTAggaaaacatataaaaatgtcAAGTCCTGCAACCTGCGAAACAAACCAGTCTGCCGCACTTCTATCTAcactgtgtgcacacatataaagACGGGAGGGATAGCCAACAATGGGTGATCACCACCCTTCAGGGAGCAGAATGGGATGGAGGTCTGGTCACTAATctgtattattatttaaaattattttaatattaaaggtACTGATTGGGGGAGGGGTACGTGCAGAAAGAGTTTAGTCGGTAAGTGCTGTTCTGCAAATAAAAGGACATtgtgtaatagccagaaacctaCCAACAGCTGGGACTGGTAGTACATGCTTACAATTTTAGCACCAGGGAGGTGAGATCCTTGGGGCTTACTAGCCAGTCAGCCTTTAGCCTAGCCTACTAGGGAGTTCTAGGcctatgagaccctgcctcaaaacaaaccaaataacggACGACGATGACAGAAGTCAATCCAACCCGTCTCCCCTTCCCCCAACAAGGAAGCCAGTTGAGGCTGCCCTCTGGTCTTCACATAAATGCGCACATAAGTCTAAGTGTACccaccccttccccccaccccccgcaaaaTAATGTAttcctgtatttgttttttaatgaaaacaaaataaaatcaaagaaataaacaaaactctGAAGTTTAATTGCACAAAGGAGAACTGTTAAAATAATGTTCCCCTGCGTCCCCCAGGTCCAGCACCAGCAGACAAGCTTACTTCCACTGTAGGTGCAGTCTTCCTGCCTAGAGGTTAAGCACGGGATAGTTTAGTACTGCACTGTTTAGTATGGCAGTCACTAGTCACATACCCATTGTCTACTACCTACTTTATCCTGGTGTAGACTCCAAGACACAATTAGGATGCCATTTCTGGCTACCAAAATTACTCAGAGGAGCCTAGAGATGGTTCACTGATTAAAAGCACTGAGTGCTCTGCCAGAGGACCAGggtcatttcccagcacccacatggtggctggcaaccatttgtaattccccagttctgggggatttaatgcctttttctggcctccattggTACTGAACACACATGGTGaagctatatatctatatctatctatctctatctctctatatatatatcaccCAAAGCATTCACatgcaaaaactaaaaataaataaatcttaaagcacCCCTCAAACAAAGGTTAGCATCTAGGAAATGCTTCCAGTGCAAATGTCACTCATCTTTTGGATCCTTATGGCAGAAGAAAGACCCTGCTGTCTCTTTCTGGAGCCAAATGGTCTGGGTTAGTTTCCTAAGATCTGAGCAGCCACCTGAGTGCATGGCATCATGTAGCTGTTGCTATCACTGTGGTTCTGTGTTTAAGAGtggctgggggctggtgagatggctcagtgggtaagagcactgactgctcttctgaaggtcatgagttcaaatcccagcaaccacatggtggctcacaaccacccataatgagatctgatgccctcttctggtgtgtttgaagacagctacagtgtacttatgtataataataaataaatctttaaaaaaatatatcttaaaaaaaaaaaaaaaagagtggctgGGTTTCTGCAGAGGTGGAGGCTCCCGAGGAACCTGTCTTAAGCGCCAGGACTGAGTGCGGCCGAGCTCCGcaccctctccctctcactcACCTCTTCAATGAGCCTCAGACACTCTGTCAGAGTGCTGTCGATTTTCTTGGACAGCTCCAGCtgagctttcttttcttcttcttctctttcaatGCTCTTCCAGAAGGAAGTGTTCATTTCCTCTatgacttttctttttgttttaaatttcatgGGAGGTCGTTTATAGGTTTTCCCTTTGGATTTCTGCCATTCTTCCAGCTGTTTTCTGAAATGTGATGGGGGAGGGGCGGAGgttagttctttctttccttcttaacaTGTCTGCTTCTAAAACACATGCCTGGCAGTGACTGCATAACTAAACCTTCTACTACACACAAGGTCAGGGGACAGAATGAAGAACGGTGTATAGAGGGGCAGTGTCCACGCTGGGTTTACTGCACCACTTATGATTGCTAGGATTACCGAGGGCTGACTGGTGCTTCaggctttttaaaaaggatttatttatttataatgtataCAGAGTTCAGTGTGCATGTACacttgcacaccagaagagggcatcagatcccattatagatgtttatgagccaccatgtggttactgggaattgaactcaggacctccggaagaacagtcagtgtgcttaaccactccatctctctagccccaagggtCAAGGAATTTAAAAACTGCagctggagagagagttcagtggttaggaacactgactgctcttccagaggttctgagttcaattcccagcaaccacatggtggctcacaaccacctgtaatgggaaccaatgccctcttctggtgtggtgtatctgaaaacagcaacagtgtattcacatatataaaataagtaaatctttaaaaaaaaaatcccttggcCCTTGTTTGCTTTGCATTGTTTTTCTCTAAGTCTTCATTTCCTCACCTGCTGCCCTGGGCAAAGTGCCACCTGCCCTTAAGACACCTCAGTACTCCATTTCTGTCCCCAGAAACTTCTCACCACTCAGACCCAAGCTTGCACTCTGTCTTCAACAGGGTCTCAGTGCTCAAAGCAACCCACTCTCCTACAGTTCCTCATCGATCTCCTGACCACACGAGCcccggcctgcctctgcctcccgagtgctgggattaaaggcgtgcgccaccatgcccggctcccttTTATCATTAATTGATAATCTTAGGGTTCTCTTCTCCATAAGCAACCAGTCTCTGACAATGCCAAGTCCCAAGGCTGGCTTTTTGCCACCGCTTACATTTTCCACTCCTACAAATAAACCATTAAACACAGTCAGGGGGTGGATGTAGACACAAGTGCTCAGGAGGAGGATGTCTAGCTTTCTTACatcacaaccatactaatgatCAGAAAATGCTCATTTCAGCATTTCAGATCACTCCCTGGAGCCCCAAACCACACTAAACCCATGGCCTATTTGTACCTTGCATTGGTTGTCTAGCAGGTATTTTATATCAATACCACACCAAACAAAGCTCTTATATTTACCTCCAAATCCCTTCTATATTTCCCTCATTTGATAAACATAGTCCCTAAACTCAGGAGCTGTCTTTGAGTAGTTGCTTTTCCTTGTGTCTGACATATCACTGTATTGATTGGTTCTGTCCACATGATCACGATGCTGAGCCACACGTTACCTTCTGTCTGAAATATGAAGCATCTACTCTAACTCTTGTCACCCTCTGTCCTTAGAGTCTGTCAGTAACATATAGAGTAGACTGTGTTGAAATAAAATTAACACGGTTCTCTGTGGCTGTCCTGCCATCCTTTCCGACCTTCATCACAGTCCTCTCCCTCGCCCTTTCCCTCATGGCAGCCTTTCAGTATCCTGATCCAGGTTCAGTCCTGATTCAGGCTCaatcctgcctcaggctcttcaTCTTTGGTCCTCTGTTCAAACAATCCTTACCTGAAGAATAATGATCTGCAATTATTCTGTCTCATTAATCAGTGTGTTTGTATTCTGCCTCCTCCAACAGGGCCCAAGCTCTATGAAGGCAGAGCTGGATGTTCAGTGCCTAGCACAGTGCCTGATACACGCAGGATTTCAATGACAAGACAGTAAAACCCACCTTTTAGAAGTGCGTAATTCTGTGGGTGTAAATTCACAAGACCATTTGACTGTACCTACAATCAAGATATAATACAGGCCCCCCAAACCCCTCAGAGAGCAAAGCTTACCTTTAACCTCTAGTTCCTGACTGCTCTGCCTTTCCCAAATGTCAATGATTATACACACATGAAAGTTCTTAACTGTCATTTTCCTCTGACTCTATCTAGAAGACAGGCAATCTTACAATCTATGCAGTGCTTACAATAGTCATGATTCTTCCACAATAACAAAGCTGAGACACATGATCTTTGTTTCCTCcaatccagtggttctcaaccttcttaatgctgtgaccctttaatacaggtcctcatgctgtggtgacccccaaccacaaaattactttcattgctatatcataactataattttgctactgttatgaattacaatgtaagtatctgatatgcagaatgtcTGATATGTGGCCCCCAAAGGGGTTGCGactcccaggttgagaaccactgctccagtCCCTAGCATTCTTATCTTCCTACTCTCCTTCTAATCATAATGAAGAAAAACGTTCTTTTCTAAAATCAGTGTAGTTCTAGAACTTCAATGCCACAACTAATTTCTCTAAACTGTCCATGTATACTCTAAGCCTTCCTTGCTCACTTGAACCTGGCATGATGCGAGCAATGACGGAGCACTCATCAGGAATGGGTGGATGTAAGTCTTTCCACAGACTTTCTTCTCTTTGCAACCACATGCCACTGTCATAAGCCCATCTGTGACCCAGGTTGAGAGTTCTAGAGCCGACACTCTCACCTACCCTCAGCTGTTGCTAGgtaagtgctctatcactgaactATAGCCCCAACCCCAATCACTATCAGTAAGATCTTGGAATTAAGGCAAAGTACCTCCGATCCTCTCCTTCTGGTTTTTTACCATGTGGGTGAGTCTGGGTCGCACTTGGGGCTCCCTTCCTACTTGCGGCTGCTGTACTGGCTTGAGTCCTGGGAGCAGTCTTGTTCAAAAAATGGCTCTGGGGAGGAAACTTTCTGAACTTGGAGTCCAATGTCTGTGCCTTTTGTTGAAAGATGTTATTGTACTTATTGTTAAGTGTTTTATTTGCTCTCATGTTAGGCGTGCTTGGGATGACTGAATTAAAGTTTCTAGCTGTCAAATTAGGCCTCTGGCTTATGGCTCTTGATTTTTGCAGAACGCATGACGTCTGGGGTCCAAGATGAGGCTGTACAGGCTTCTGATCCTGTCTCATGTTGGGATGTCTACTGTTATGTCCTCCCTGAAGCACATTGAGTTGGGAACTAGGTTTAGTGTGTTTTACTTTCTGTTCAGTAGCAGGGCATGACTCTATCTTAGTTTCATTTGGTTTTCCGTATCTAACCCTGTTAACCGTTATGTCCTGTGTGTTCTTGGTCATTGGTTTCTTTGATGTCTGAGTCTTATTATGGGCTGGAACGGAATGAGAGGGAGCTGTTTGTGGGGGTTTTTCTCTTGGTCGTGTAGAATCTGCAACTGTAGGGCGTGGCCGAGACTTCACTGCTTGAGTTCTGATTTGTGTGTTTCGAATGAACTGTTTGTTAGCTCTGTCTTTCAGAGCAGTCTGAGTAACTGAACTTTTGCTCAAGATCTGTTTAGGAGCCAGACCTTTCTGAGTTTGATTAGAAGAGCCAGTATttggctttcttatagaatgtAACTCAGGATCTGGCTTCTCAGGTTTTGGCAGGGCCTGGGgcaagttttctttgtttgtttcatctGGAAAGCCATCCACAGGTTGCTTTGCAGCGTGGGTGTTAGTCTCGGGATGTGTACATTTAGCATTTCCTCCATGTGCTTGCTGTTGCTGTTTGGTTTTTAGTTCCTGTATATCAGGGCACTGCCTGGGGTTTCTTGACAGTCCTGCAGTGAATGACACTGCTCTAGGTTGCTGCTGAGGCTTGCTGGACTGTTTACAGTCTGTGTTAGAAGAAAAACATCTTGACGTGAGTCCTCTGCTTGGAAGTTTTGGTGGCTTCGACTCTGGCTTCTGGGATGCTGTGATACTGGCTGGTTTAGTCTGGAATTTAATGTTGATGGGTCTTGTAGTTTTGCTAGGCAAAACATGATTGGAAACATCTTTTTTAGGTCCAGGAGTCTGaaaacataaagagaaaaatatatttaaaaattcatagcaatggctcacttttaaaaatgatgaaaactGAAACACATGCTAGAAACCATCTTAGGATGTCATTTAAGAAAGATAAATGTGGGACACAAAGGCTCACCTTTTGTAATTTGACTTTGTAAATTGTAAAGGTGGCTTTTGTAATCTGAGTTTCTATTAGAAGTATGCCAGTCTTTTTAACTTAtcagtcaattaaaaaaaaagttgtttcaaAAAAGAATTTCGTATTTTTAATGCTACTCATGTTCCAACGAAGAATACTTCTAAGCAGCCTGGAGAGATATACCACAGTATGACAACATAATAACTTATAGTAGGTATCTCAGCAAGTCCTCCCTTGTGCTTCCAGCCACACTAaacattgttttcctttttgataCTTACCTGGGGAACTTGTTAACCCTGGAAGTCAGTGCTGTCTAGTTATCAGTGGTTAAACACAGGGGGAGAGAACATTGCAACATGGGGAGTCTTCTCCTAACTTCAACAATTGCCAAagtccagaaaaacaaaataaaacaaaaaaatatctgAGGTCACAGTTCTAAAGTCAAGAtagaatgttttcttctatagaaAATAgagtttttttcatataataaattctaattgggctggtgagatggctcagtgggtaagagcacctgactgctcttccgaaggtccagagttcaaatcccagcaaccacatggtggctcacaaccatccgtaacgagatctgactccctcttctggagtgtctgaggacagctacagtgtacttacatataatcaataaataaatctaaaaaaaaaaaaaaaaattctaatcaCAGTTTCCCtatcccaactcctcccaggttCTCCCACCTTTCTTCCCATCCAAATCTTTACCCTTTCTCTCgagttagaaaacaaacaggcatccgaaaatattaataaaataaaataaaaaggaatgaacTAGTATAAGGCAAATAGATGAACAATAGCCaaagaaaatactcaagaaaagcTCTaggtgcagagacacacacaagacAGCTTTTTAAGGTTAGATTGTTTTTAAGGTTAGTAAGTACTTTAGTTTTTATTGTTAACTTGAACTTGAAAAGAGGAAACATCAGTTGAAAAATTGCCCCGGTCAGATTGACCagtggccatgtctgtgagagaCTGTCTTGACTGATATGGGGTGGACTAGCCCTCTGTGGGTGGTACTATCCCTATGCAGATAGCCATGAGTGGTCTAAGAAAGCTAGCTCATAGCTGGGtggagtggcacatgcctttaattccagtactctgaaggtagaagcaggtgatctctgagttcaaggttggcCTGTTCAATGAAAGAaagttagagagaaagagagaaataaataaataaggaaagaaagaaagaaagagagagagaaagaaagagagagagagataaaggaaaggaaaagaaaagaagacagaagtgAACTAAGCGTGATTCCCAGAGCAAACCAGAGAAGCGAGCTGGAAAGCAGCATCTTcatggtttctgcctcaggcctggCTTGACTTCACTTAGTGATGAACCTGGAGATATAAGCCAATTCAACTTCAAGCTGCTTTTGGGAaaaatgtttatcacagcaacagaaaagaaactagaacaATAGGCAGATGTTTTAGTCAAGTGACTTAGTTTTGGATAAAAAGAGAATTGGTTACAGGAAATTAAAAACTAGGGAGGGGAGAACTTCCTGGTAAGTAATGGGAGGAGGGCACTAGAGGATCCATAGTGTGAGCAATTCCTCAGGAAGGAGAATTTGACAAATTAAAGAACATGTATCTCTCTGAGAAGATACAGAAAGGTTCAAACTACCACTCTCTTGCTCATGTCATGAAGAATCACTAGATAAATacacaaaggaagtctcaaacaAGAACCATATGGCCCCCAGTGTGTGGTGTTGACGGTGAGATAGAGGCAGAGTGAGATGGTGACCCACACGGCTGTATTTACATTTGGGTTACCACTTGGACTGAACATTCAGAGCTCCCCAGCATCCTTTACAGGGGAAGTGGGGATGCTGGTATGAAAATGTCTACATGTATTTTTATGGCTTACATTTCTTATATATTTAATAACTTTGCAATTTCATTAACATGCCATTTAATTTAGTATTTTAAAGCCTTCAATTGAATGGGTTTTAGAATGTTTACAGGGTTGTATAACCATCCCCACAGCCTGCCAGGCATTTGTATCACCACTGGAAGAGATTTGTCAGTAGTCATTCCCTAGCTCCTATTCTCCACAGGTTTTAGCAACCACTGAGCTATGAGGATACACAGGTATACTTTACCTATGTAGCTGGAACTACTAACTAGGTGAATTcactgtgtgtaagtgtgtgtgtgtgtgtgtatgtgtgtgttgtgtggctCTATCTGgccttttcatttccttcctaGCATAACATTCTCAAGACTCACTCATGTTGTACCAGGAACCAGTACTTTATTACTTTTGTTCTGAAAGAGTCTCATGTGGCCTAGGCTACACTTGAACTTGATACACAGTCAAGGATACACTATTACTCCTCCCACCTCcttctccagagtgctaggattacaggcatgtgctgtcACACATAGTTTATGTGATGCTGGAGTTAAACTCAGAGCTTTGTGTGTTCTGAGCTGGCAACTGAGCTAGCTATACCTCCAGCTCAGAACttgttatttaaatataatatgtaGGCTTCTTATGTAGGCTTCTTTTTAGAAAAGTTTTATGTtcttaggcaaaaaaaaaaaaaaaaaaaaaggcatgaagtACAGATGTTTGCACCaaaccttatttaaaaatatgcccTCCATTACTTGCTTTGGTTTGAATAATATTAAATTGTATAGCTATACATATTCATCCACTAGTTAATGAACATTTGGGTTGCTTCCCCATTTGGGGTTTTTAAATACTGTCACTATGAATATTCATACACAATTTTCATGTGAGCATATATTTTCAGTTTTAGGGGTATATACCTTTCAGAATCATTTGGCAACTCTATGCTTACCTTGTTTTCTCCAAAGTAGCTATATCAGGTTATGTTCTTATCTACCATGTATGAGGTTTCAGTTTTTCCACATTCTCCTAAAACTGTCTGTCTTTTTGAACGTAGTTATTTTAGTAAGTATAATGGAGtttctcagtttttgtttgtctgcttgcttTGCTGTTGCttttagtttatgtgtgtgtgtgtgtgtgtgtgtgtgtgtgaggagagagagagagagagagagagagagagagagagagagagagagaatgagaatgagaatgtgtatgtgtgtgttttactggggattgaacctagagtCTGGTGCATGTAACATTTTTCTACTGACCTATATTCCTCAGACttatttttgccttttattttaggttgcccagcctggccttgaaccttCAGCTGTCCTGCTTTTAGCAGGGATTATCAGCCTGGTCCACCAGCCCCACCTCTCACTGTtagtttgatttacattttcctaaTGGTTACCAGTATTGACCATTTCTTCTTGTCTTCAACATCTTTTGAGAAATGTCTACTCAGACTCTGCCCATTTCAAAACTAAGTCCTTTGTCTTTAATTGTTTGAACTGTAAGAGTCAGGCACACATCCTGGGCACTAGATCCTCAGAGGATATGTGACTTGCAAATGTTCTCTTGACATTTTCTATATTTTGATTTTGCATCAGCCTGACCTGACTAAAATATTACAAGTGGTAGAACTGGCCATTCAGTTTAAAGCCCTCCAGTGAGAGAGAAAAGCTATACTATACTGAGACTAGGACAGTAGAActgagggcaggggtggggaggaaggagactTTAGAGATAAACTCAACTCCTTCACCTAGTAGACAAAGTGAGCTAGCCAAGCAAGGCAGGGAGGGAGTTAGACTCTGTGTTAAggttagaacttcagtttctgactcttaATTCTTTTTAAGCCACCTCAGAACTGTCAgatcatgttaaaaagaaaataaagcaagcaGGAATAATTGCTTTAAGGTAAATTTACTTTCACTCACTCTGGGCATCTGCAGGAAGAGaattcacaaagaatataagGAGGGCTTGGCTCAAGAGAGATTTATTCAAGGTTGACTGGAGAGGCTCGGTGCTAGACTCTAGGAGATGATTCTGAGGACTCTTAGTAGAAAAGatgtaagcaaaaaaaaaagtaatgatacAATGAAACAGGGGCCATCATAGGAAAAAAtattaatgactatttctttGATGGTTTAAAACTCCAGATTAATTTCTCAAAAGCCAGTatattcttgcttttgtttttgttttgtttgttttgttttttttgagacagggtttctctgtgtagtcctggctgtcctggaactcactctgtagatcaggctgacctcaaactcagataccctcctgcctctgcctcccaagtgctaggattaaaggcgtgtgccaccacgcccggcttgtttttgttttttgtttttttcagtataTTCTTTAAGTGGCCCATGTACTCAACATAATTTACTACTAGAATGAGACAGGACCTGACTCTTACTGGTTGTATAATTAGGCCAAGGACTTAATCTCTTTGAATCCCACTTCTCATATATAAATAGGCACAAcagtaataataacagtaatgcttatttgtttttttaggaGGGGTATCTTAGGTATTTGGGTCTCACCAGATAGTTTTGATTTAGGCTTCTTGGtccagcattttattttattctt contains:
- the Ckap2l gene encoding cytoskeleton-associated protein 2-like isoform X1; its protein translation is MVGPGPTASAAAEERWQKLQEYLAAKGKLKDPNAKPYLKAKNICPKPPPSKYTPGPKKDVSNHVLPSKTTRPINIKFQTKPASITASQKPESKPPKLPSRGLTSRCFSSNTDCKQSSKPQQQPRAVSFTAGLSRNPRQCPDIQELKTKQQQQAHGGNAKCTHPETNTHAAKQPVDGFPDETNKENLPQALPKPEKPDPELHSIRKPNTGSSNQTQKGLAPKQILSKSSVTQTALKDRANKQFIRNTQIRTQAVKSRPRPTVADSTRPREKPPQTAPSHSVPAHNKTQTSKKPMTKNTQDITVNRVRYGKPNETKIESCPATEQKVKHTKPSSQLNVLQGGHNSRHPNMRQDQKPVQPHLGPQTSCVLQKSRAISQRPNLTARNFNSVIPSTPNMRANKTLNNKYNNIFQQKAQTLDSKFRKFPPQSHFLNKTAPRTQASTAAASRKGAPSATQTHPHGKKPEGEDRRKQLEEWQKSKGKTYKRPPMKFKTKRKVIEEMNTSFWKSIEREEEEKKAQLELSKKIDSTLTECLRLIEEGVLPNEIFTIVSSIPEAEKFAKFWVCKAKLLASKGTFDAIGLYEEAIQNGATPVQELQEVLNVLQDPCRSTEVTSDTSAAGTNTTSAEELAKEESEQPCPSLTEMEPIAAAAPRIPVSEWDNHGIKLQVAPIPRICGMPEVQDMKLITPVRRSARIERTVARYPEMLQEHDVVVASLNELLEVDKTECFIFRENEALPVTLGFEVLES
- the Ckap2l gene encoding cytoskeleton-associated protein 2-like, producing MVGPGPTASAAAEERWQKLQEYLAAKGKLKDPNAKPYLKAKNICPKPPPSKYTPGPKKDVSNHVLPSKTTRPINIKFQTKPASITASQKPESKPPKLPSRGLTSRCFSSNTDCKQSSKPQQQPRAVSFTAGLSRNPRQCPDIQELKTKQQQQAHGGNAKCTHPETNTHAAKQPVDGFPDETNKENLPQALPKPEKPDPELHSIRKPNTGSSNQTQKGLAPKQILSKSSVTQTALKDRANKQFIRNTQIRTQAVKSRPRPTVADSTRPREKPPQTAPSHSVPAHNKTQTSKKPMTKNTQDITVNRVRYGKPNETKIESCPATEQKVKHTKPSSQLNVLQGGHNSRHPNMRQDQKPVQPHLGPQTSCVLQKSRAISQRPNLTARNFNSVIPSTPNMRANKTLNNKYNNIFQQKAQTLDSKFRKFPPQSHFLNKTAPRTQASTAAASRKGAPSATQTHPHGKKPEGEDRRKQLEEWQKSKGKTYKRPPMKFKTKRKVIEEMNTSFWKSIEREEEEKKAQLELSKKIDSTLTECLRLIEEGVLPNEIFTIVSSIPEAEKFAKFWVCKAKLLASKGTFDAIGLYEEAIQNGATPVQELQEVLNVLQDPCRSTEAVTSDTSAAGTNTTSAEELAKEESEQPCPSLTEMEPIAAAAPRIPVSEWDNHGIKLQVAPIPRICGMPEVQDMKLITPVRRSARIERTVARYPEMLQEHDVVVASLNELLEVDKTECFIFRENEALPVTLGFEVLES
- the Ckap2l gene encoding cytoskeleton-associated protein 2-like isoform X2, whose protein sequence is MPRTPGPKKDVSNHVLPSKTTRPINIKFQTKPASITASQKPESKPPKLPSRGLTSRCFSSNTDCKQSSKPQQQPRAVSFTAGLSRNPRQCPDIQELKTKQQQQAHGGNAKCTHPETNTHAAKQPVDGFPDETNKENLPQALPKPEKPDPELHSIRKPNTGSSNQTQKGLAPKQILSKSSVTQTALKDRANKQFIRNTQIRTQAVKSRPRPTVADSTRPREKPPQTAPSHSVPAHNKTQTSKKPMTKNTQDITVNRVRYGKPNETKIESCPATEQKVKHTKPSSQLNVLQGGHNSRHPNMRQDQKPVQPHLGPQTSCVLQKSRAISQRPNLTARNFNSVIPSTPNMRANKTLNNKYNNIFQQKAQTLDSKFRKFPPQSHFLNKTAPRTQASTAAASRKGAPSATQTHPHGKKPEGEDRRKQLEEWQKSKGKTYKRPPMKFKTKRKVIEEMNTSFWKSIEREEEEKKAQLELSKKIDSTLTECLRLIEEGVLPNEIFTIVSSIPEAEKFAKFWVCKAKLLASKGTFDAIGLYEEAIQNGATPVQELQEVLNVLQDPCRSTEAVTSDTSAAGTNTTSAEELAKEESEQPCPSLTEMEPIAAAAPRIPVSEWDNHGIKLQVAPIPRICGMPEVQDMKLITPVRRSARIERTVARYPEMLQEHDVVVASLNELLEVDKTECFIFRENEALPVTLGFEVLES